The following are encoded together in the Vigna angularis cultivar LongXiaoDou No.4 chromosome 9, ASM1680809v1, whole genome shotgun sequence genome:
- the LOC108346913 gene encoding 60S ribosomal protein L10, producing MGRRPARCYRQIKNKPYPKSRFCRGVPDPKIRIYDVGMKKKGVDEFPFCVHLVSWEKENVSSEALEAARIACNKYMAKFAGKDAFHLRVRVHPFHVLRINKMLSCAGADRLQTGMRGAFGKPQGTCARVAIGQVLLSVRCKDSNSHHAQEALRRAKFKFPGRQKIIVSRKWGFTKFNRTDYLKFKSENRIMPDGVNAKLLGCHGPLANRQPGRAFLSSATA from the exons ATGGGTAGAA GACCAGCAAGATGTTATCGTCAAATTAAGAACAAACCCTACCCAAAATCGCGGTTTTGCCGTGGTGTTCCTGATCCTAAGATCAGGATTTACGATGTTGGCATGAAGAAAAAAGGTGTTGATGAATTTCCCTTCTGTGTGCATTTGGTTAGTTGGGAGAAGGAGAATGTTTCAAGTGAGGCCCTTGAGGCTGCTAGGATTGCGTGCAACAAGTACATGGCGAAATTTGCTGGGAAGGATGCATTCCACTTGAGGGTTAGGGTTCATCCCTTCCATGTTCTTAGGATCAACAAAATGCTTTCGTGTGCCGGAGCTGATAGACTCCAGACTGGCATGAGAGGTGCCTTTGGAAAGCCACAGGGTACTTGTGCTAGAGTGGCTATTGGCCAGGTCCTGCTCTCTGTCCGCTGCAAGGACAGCAACAGTCACCATGCACAAGAGGCCCTCCGCCGTGCTAAGTTCAAGTTCCCCGGCCGCCAAAAGATTATAGTTAGCAGGAAGTG gGGGTTCACCAAGTTTAACCGCACAGACTATTTGAAGTTCAAGTCAGAGAACAGGATTATGCCTGATGGTGTCAATGCCAAG CTTCTTGGGTGCCATGGACCATTGGCTAATCGCCAACCAGGAAGAGCCTTTTTGTCCAGTGCTACTGCCTAG